The Aquila chrysaetos chrysaetos chromosome 6, bAquChr1.4, whole genome shotgun sequence genome window below encodes:
- the LOC115342980 gene encoding LOW QUALITY PROTEIN: myo-inositol 2-dehydrogenase-like (The sequence of the model RefSeq protein was modified relative to this genomic sequence to represent the inferred CDS: deleted 1 base in 1 codon) has translation MGRKKKTLHDYAAEFSELSVKRHLLERGGGEEEEAAAVVETLYCTSCQLPMRVRRDRILEHLSSGRHYRNRRLLRQHGLRAPLLLSAGPDVGAGLPLQLDAHSLLSQPSFVLATATGSVPSSPSYPEPLAAHRPAAAAATAPPREDPTPSTSAGCPSALAAFHLRIAPAPLKQAGRRGAAAEASDGPAPVLWPGSGVGLALFGVGLVNKAFFQSLMEENGCCLLYVVEDQLEEVERAFGAEFLAGTRVLQQQDADVALNDQRVSGAIICSPPEEASEIVIDALRAGKGVFCERLPSLDRQTAEACFDEADRCGRPLVCGFYKRFDPALQFLYKKVRDSQALGRIHRISTISSIYPAASLSFLKTSGGIFYNAAVHDIDIISLLLGESAPDTIFSLGHAFCADMAYLKDADTVAVSMKFRSGAIVTLDVSQHCTKSCDQRLEVHGSQGTLRVDNQNPLGITEHGTSVSIYSQTQADRYRDAHRELFRHFLRTLKGKEPPVITKEQFLWTIQVAAAAEQSWRNGSAVDLRSEAIDSSVIKTEIM, from the exons ATGGGTCGGAAGAAGAAGACGCTGCACGACTACGCGGCCGAGTTCTCGGAGCTGTCGGTGAAGCGGCACCTCCTGGaacggggcggcggggaggaggaggaggcggcggcggtggtggaGACGCTGTACTGCACCTCCTGCCAGCTGCCCATGCGGGTCCGCCGCGACCGCATCCTCGAGCACCTCTCCTCCGGCCGCCACTACCGCAACCGCCGCCTGCTCCGCCAGCACGGCCTGCGCGCTCCGCTGCTCCT CTCTGCAGGTCCAGACGTCGGCGCCGGCCTCCCCCTGCAGCTCGACGCGCactccctgctctcccagccGTCCTTCGTCCTCGCCACCGCCACAGGCTCAGTCCCCTCTTCACCCTCCTACCCTGAACCGCTGGCTGCCCACCGacccgctgccgccgctgccaccgcccccccc agggaaGACCCGACACCTTCCACCTCGGCCGGTTGCCCCTCGGCTCTCGCCGCCTTCCACCTGAGGATCGCCCCTGCCCCCTTGAAACAGGCTGGCCGGCGAGGGGCCGCAGCCGAGGCCTCCGACGGCCCGGCGCCCGTCTTGTGGCCCGGCAGCGGTGTCGGTCTCGCCCTCTTCGGCGTAGGGCTGGTTAACAAAGCCTTCTTCCAAAGCCTGATGGAGGAAAACGGCTGCTGCTTGCTTTACGTCGTGGAGGAtcagctggaggaggtggaACGCGCCTTCGGCGCTGAGTTCCTGGCTGGCACcagggtgctgcagcagcaggacgCTGATGTCGCGCTCAACGACCAGCG AGTCTCTGGAGCCATTATTTGTTCACCCCCTGAAGAAGCCTCTGAGATTGTAATAGACGCTTTACGAGCAG GAAAAGGTGTGTTTTGCGAGAGGCTGCCCAGTTTAGACAGGCAGACGGCAGAAGCTTGTTTCGATGAAGCTGACAGATGTGGAAGACCACTGGTGTGTGGATTCTACAA GCGCTTTGACCCAGCGCTGCAGTTCTTGTACAAGAAAGTCCGCGACAGCCAGGCGCTGGGGAGGATCCACCGGATATCGACGATTAGCAGCATATATCCAGCAGCATCCCTGAGCTTCCTAAAAACATCAG GTGGAATTTTTTATAATGCTGCTGTGCATGATATAGATATTATCAGTTTGCTGTTGGGAGAGAGTGCACCAGATACAATATTTTCACTGGGACATGCATTCTGTGCAG ATATGGCCTACTTGAAGGATGCAGACACTGTAGCGGTCAGCATGAAATTTCGTAGCGGAGCAATTGTTACTTTGGACGTCAGTCAGCACTGCACTAAAAGCTGTGATCAGAGACTAGAG GTTCACGGTTCTCAAGGAACGTTGCGGGTAGATAATCAGAATCCCCTGGGGATTACGGAGCACGGGACTTCGGTATCCATATATTCACAGACCCAAGCTGATCGCTACAGAGATGCACACAGGGAACTCTTCCGACACTTTCTGAGAACCCTGAAAG GCAAGGAACCCCCCGTGATAACCAAAGAGCAGTTTCTCTGGACAATTCAGGTCGCTGCAGCTGCTGAACAGTCCTGGAGAAATGGATCCGCTGTTGACTTGCGGAGCGAAGCAATAGATTCGTCTGTAATCAAAACTGAGATAATGTGA